Proteins from a single region of Enoplosus armatus isolate fEnoArm2 chromosome 6, fEnoArm2.hap1, whole genome shotgun sequence:
- the ada2a gene encoding adenosine deaminase 2-A, with product MAAVLQRPHAAVAWLLLCCLAGVLSIPDPRQREALIQLEASMQTGGQMVLTDAERRLDALLFKMKQEEVVRADFPPAMHFFKARPLIRTSPIFSLLQKMPKGGALHVHDFSMVDVEWLVKNVTYRPHCYMCFTDHQSIRFIFSSRWPKALPHCSPWTLLENLRAKMINSTDLDNSIMGNLTLFTDQDPEAVYSSQDVVWDRFEQAFLAVWGLVTYAPVFRDYYYQGLTQFYMDNVMYLELRALLPEIYELDGSTHDTAWILKTYQEVTGQFTAEHPDFIGTRIIFTVHRGVNASVMTGVVEEAMKLQRDFPDIMAGFDLVGREDSGRPLWYFREALSLPVERGVTLPFFFHAGETDLEGTEVDQNMLDALLLNTSRIGHGFALLRHPVAKALSRKRGVAVEVCPISNQVLKLVNDMRNHPAAALISENHPVVISSDDPAMFGASGLSYDFYEAFVGFGGIRSHIGSIKQLAINSIRYSSLTPKQQEKALALWQRRWDKFVSENAV from the exons ATGGCAGCCGTGCTACAGCGCCCCCACGCGGCTGTGGCCTGGCTGCTCTTGTGCTGCTTGGCCGGTGTCCTGTCCATCCCAGACCCCAGGCAGAGGGAGGCCCTGATACAGCTGGAGGCCTCCATGCAGACAGGTGGGCAGATGGTGTTGACTGATGCTGAGCGGCGGCTGGATGCTCTTCTATTTAaaatgaagcaggaggaggtggtgagaGCGGACTTTCCTCCCGCCATGCACTTCTTCAAGGCCAGGCCCCTCATCAGGACCAGTCCCATCTTCAGCCTACTCCAGAAGATGCCCAAAG GGGGAGCGCTCCATGTCCACGACTTCTCCATGGTGGATGTCGAGTGGCTGGTGAAGAACGTGACCTATCGGCCCCACTGTTACATGTGCTTCACTGACCACCAGTCCATCAGATTCATCTTCTCGTCCAGATGGCCCAAAGCTCTGCCGCATTGCTCTCCCTGGACCCTGCTGGAAAACCTCAGGGCCAAGATGATCAACAGCACAGATCTAGACAACAG CATCATGGGCAACCTGACGCTCTTCACCGATCAGGATCCAGAAGCAGTGTACTCCAGTCAAGATGTGGTATGGGATAGGTTTGAACAGGCCTTCCTTGCAGTGTGGGGTCTGGTCACATACGCTCCTGTGTTCAGAGACTATTACTACCAAGGCCTCACCCAGTTCTACATGGACAACGTCATGTATCTGGAACTGCGGGCTTTACTCCCAGAG ATATACGAGTTGGACGGCAGCACTCATGACACAGCCTGGATTCTGAAGACCTACCAGGAGGTCACCGGACAGTTCACAGCAGAGCACCCAGACTTCATTGGAACAAGAATCATCTTCACAGTCCACAG GGGAGTAAATGCATCCGTGATGACCGGAGTTGTGGAGGAGGCTATGAAGCTACAGAGAGACTTCCCAGATATCATGGCAGGTTTTGACCTG GTGGGCCGCGAGGACAGCGGCAGACCCCTGTGGTACTTCAGAGAGGCCTTGTCACTGCCAGTAGAGAGAGGGGTGAcgcttcctttctttttccatgCTGGAGAGACTG ATCTCGAGGGCACAGAGGTGGACCAGAACATGTTGGATGCTCTTTTGTTGAACACTTCTCGTATTGGCCATGGATTTGCTCTGCTTCGCCACCCAGTGGCCAAAGCTCTATCCAGGAAGAGAGGCGTGGCTGTGGAAGTGTGCCCCATCTCCAACCAG GTGTTAAAGCTAGTTAATGACATGCGAAACCACCCGGCAGCCGCACTGATATCAGAGAACCACCCAGTGGTCATCAGTTCTGATGACCCTGCCATGTTCGGGGCCTCTGGACTCTCTTACGACTTCTATGAAGCTTTTGTGGGCTTTGGTGGGATCAGATCCCATATAGGCTCCATCAAACAGCTGGCCATAAACTCTATAAG gtACAGTTCTTTGACTCCAAAGCAACAGGAGAAAGCCCTGGCTCTGTGGCAGAGAAGGTGGGATAAGTTTGTCTCTGAAAATGCTGTTTAG
- the ribc2 gene encoding RIB43A-like with coiled-coils protein 2, whose translation MLNMELLSDRIARISLQRRRDTQAERQERIFNDKVRTIGVDKEALDMQVKEKKQREEAEKEKQNASDADMLYNSKVACLLHSRQVKEKCAMEKAIVNYRQQCQQPWSQQEFDLNDPDRCRNTDLGDAQMMPPGLVGEDPDSKSRRQRQREQLREWLTQQQSERAAERHQQRLEEQRYDQSREETDNIALQLQSLDMERRKAAAIATKEYNLAKIEEKRHQEGKRNDKNNQQLTGVRAEPTLGMVGVPGVWPSSDRRAPVESLQQIIQFQKHQMGEKKRMELKKKQDEEQHDRIRLDSARTALLMERQQARMNKELRRHLDSTNVKLAETHKQQKPDIERGCVDDSFFSKFNTCSR comes from the exons ATGCTTAATATGGAATTACTGTCAGATCGCATCGCTAGAATAAGTCTGCAGAGGCGTCGCGACACACAGgctgaaagacaagaaagaatCTTTAATGACAAAGTGAGGACGATTGGG GTTGATAAGGAAGCCCTGGACATGCAGGTGAAGGAAAAGAAGCAACgagaagaggcagaaaaagagaaacaaaacgcAAGCG ATGCTGATATGCTCTATAATAGCAAAGTAGCTTGCCTTCTCCATAGCAGACAAGTGAAGGAGAAGTGTGCCATGGAAAAGGCCATCGTCAACTACAGGCAACAGTGCCAGCAGCCTTGGAGCCAGCAGGAGTTTGACCTGAACGACCCAGACCGCTGTCGAAATACAGACCTGGGTGATGCTCAGATGATGCCCCCTGGACTGGTGGGTGAGGACCCTGACAGCAAAAGCAGacggcagagacagagggagcagcTCCGAGAGTGGCTCACCCAGCAGCAGAGCGAGCGAGCAGCAGAAAGGCATCAACAAAGGCTGGAGG AGCAGCGCTATGACCAAAGCAGAGAAGAAACGGACAACATAGCTCTGCAGCTTCAGAGCCTCGacatggagaggagaaaagcagcagccatTGCCACTAAAGAGTACAATTTGGCCAAG ATTGAAGAGAAGCGTCATCAAGAAGGGAAACGTAATGACAAGAACAATCAACAGCTGACAGGTGTAAGGGCCGAACCCACCCTGGGCATGGTGGGGGTGCCTGGTGTTTGGCCCAGCAGTGATAGGAGAGCCCCTGTGGAGAGCCTGCAGCAGATCATCCAGTTCCAGAAACATCAAATGGGGGAGAAAAAG AGGATGGAATTGAAGAAGAAGCAAGACGAGGAGCAGCACGATCGCATCCGCTTGGATTCGGCTCGTACAGCGCTGCTAATGGAGAGGCAGCAGGCCAGAATGAACAAGGAGCTGCGACGACACCTGGACAGCACCAATGTCAAACTGGccgaaacacacaaacaaca GAAACCGGACATTGAAAGAGGATGCGTTGACGACAGCTTCTTCTCCAAATTCAACACCTGCAGCAGATGA
- the LOC139286638 gene encoding probable polypeptide N-acetylgalactosaminyltransferase 8, whose product MRAIWLRRPALIFGGLGLVFFMGMFLKSMMGSFSELEASISNLHNVLKAFEQKQDAMQKLLEEDRDRRGKAAEVEQPPIKKQPEQKAQPEAKIQQQKEKKSNKLFPDSALFKEWGENLSEDDQKEAQSLFVKYGYNVFLSDRLPLDRALPDTRDPGCVKKSYPRDLPNLGVVLIYLNEALSVLKRALRSIIDRTPKNLLKEIIMVDDNSSNEDLKGDLDTYLKSLEQQNPSLRIARVRHNKQRGLAYARASGWRAATADVVAILDAHIEVHKMWAEPLLTQIKADRTVVVSPVFDRVNYDDLKVIQYLPAAHAFDWALWCMYESFTPGYYKLNDSSLPGKSPSVMGILVAERKFLGEIGLLDEGMKVYGGENVELGIRVWTCGGSIEVVPCSKIAHIERFHKPYMPDLSPAMKRNALRVAEVWMDEYKHNINLAWNLPFENHGIDIGDISERKKLRERLNCKPFKWYLENVYPELNPWDNLLAYGGMKNLDADMCLDQGPVPGHTPIAYNCFYYGPQFTYYHANGELYIGGIKSHKYNDNRCLTDVGKKEAEPGLHNCKEAMQKGMGIYWDFTQGKELKNRQTKRCLEIKNGQLLIQECSGQRWEIQNIIKAF is encoded by the exons ATGAGAGCGATTTGGTTGAGGCGGCCAGCCCTCATATTTGGGGGGCTTGGGCTCGTCTTCTTCATGGGCATGTTTCTGAAGAGCATGATGGGGAGTTTTTCTGAACTGGAGGCAAGCATCAGCAATCTCC ACAATGTACTCAAGGCTTTTGAGCAGAAGCAGGATGCCATGCAGAAATTGCTCGAAGAGGATCGAGACAGACGgggaaaagcagcagaggtcGAACAGCCGCCAATCAAAAAGCAGCCAGAGCAGAAAGCGCAACCTGAAGCAAAGATCCAACagcaaaaggagaaaaagtccAATAAACTGTTCCCGGACTCTGCCCTGTTCAAGGAGTGGGGAGAGAATCTGTCTGAGGATGACCAAAAAGAGGCACAGAGTTTGTTTGTGAAGTATGGATACAACGTTTTTCTCAGCGATCGCCTTCCTCTGGATCGAGCTCTTCCAGATACCAGAGATCCGGG GTGTGTCAAAAAGAGTTACCCAAGGGATCTGCCAAATCTGGGAGTGGTGCTGATCTACCTGAACGAGGCCCTGTCTGTACTCAAAAGAGCCCTGCGCAGCATCATCGACCGCACCCCTAAAAACTTGCTGAAGGAGATAATAATGGTGGATGACAACAGCTCTAATG AAGACCTGAAGGGGGACCTGGACACGTACTTGAAGTCGCTTGAGCAGCAGAACCCAAGTCTCCGTATTGCAAGAGTGAGGCACAATAAACAGCGAGGCCTTGCTTACGCCAGGGCTTCTGGGTGGAGGGCTGCTACTGCTGACGTGGTGGCCATCCTGGACGCACACATCGAAGTCCATAAGATGTG GGCTGAACCCCTGCTGACACAGATCAAAGCTGACCGAACAGTGGTGGTGTCCCCTGTGTTTGACAGAGTCAACTATGATGACCTCAAGGTTATTCAGTACCTGCCAGCAGCACACGCCTTCGACTGGGCTTTATGGTGCATGTATGAGAGTTTTACGCCCGGTTATTACAAACTCAATGATAGCTCATTGCCTGGAAA GAGTCCATCTGTCATGGGGATCCTCGTTGCTGAAAGGAAGTTTCTAGGAGAAATTGGACTCCTCGATGAAGGAATGAAAGTGTACGGCGGAGAAAATGTTGAGCTGGGAATTCGA GTGTGGACATGTGGAGGCAGTATTGAAGTAGTCCCATGCTCCAAGATTGCCCACATCGAGAGATTCCACAAGCCCTACATGCCTGACCTGAGCCCGGCCATGAAGAGAAACGCTCTGAGGGTAGCAGAAGTCTGGATGGatgaatacaaacacaacatcaactTGGCTTGGAACTTGCCATTTGAG AATCATGGAATTGACATCGGGGATATCTCGGAGAGGAAAAAACTCAGAGAAAGGTTGAACTGTAAACCTTTCAAATGGTACCTGGAAAATGTCTATCCCGAGTTGAATCCCTGGGACAACCTACTTGCCTATGGAGGA ATGAAGAATCTCGATGCTGACATGTGCTTAGACCAAGGTCCAGTGCCAGGTCACACACCCATCGCCTACAATTGCTTCTACTATGGCCCTCAA ttcACTTATTACCATGCTAATGGTGAGCTCTACATTGGCGGCATCAAGTCCCACAAGTACAACGACAACCGGTGTTTGACAGACGTTGGCAAAAAAGAAGCTGAGCCTGGCCTTCACAACTGCAAAGAGGCCATGCAGAAAGGAATGGGGATTTACTGGGACTTCACTCAG GGCAAAGAGctgaagaacagacagacaaaaagatgtCTGGAGATTAAAAACGGCCAACTTCTAATACAGGAATGCTCAGGCCAAAGATGGGAAATCCAAAACATAATTAAAGccttttaa
- the LOC139286646 gene encoding probable polypeptide N-acetylgalactosaminyltransferase 8: MKTYLRRAGIIGFFLLLIYIIVYMIVSRRAGKSFPGLTDQEVVRRKLDSIELTLNKLAKLIEGSGQKGSTNELELDVDQEKKKIVLPKLYPNSLLFAKWGDDLSGEEQKEAEALFQIYGYNVFLSNQLPLDRKLPDTRDNRCLTKNYPKDLPTVSVILIYINEALSVIKRAIRSIITHTPKHLLREIILVDDYSTYNDLGKPLQDYIYQIHKERPGLIKKVWHQQQMGLSQSRNSGWEHATADVVVILDAHVEATEGWAEPLLARIKADRTVVVSPLFDKVHFDDLHVERYNPSSHGFDWALWCMYESFRPEWLKMQDESQPGKSPSVMGIFAADRGFLGEIGGLDGGMTVYGGENVELGIRVWLCGGSVEVVPCSRIAHIERAHKPYALDLNPAMRRNSLRVAHIWLDDYKKNVLISWNLPFKNHGIDIGDVSERKNLREKLKCKPFQWYLDNVYPSLETWDNLLGYGVLQNTLLRNHCVDQGVVPGNIPILYDCHYQMPQHCYYNTDGEIIIGGIKSHKYNSNRCLVDPGSGSTPTLQECQLAKLNQLHMHWYFKQGQAIRNKATNRCLEVAQGESSYYEVIIQQCSGQSWRIQHLITSF; the protein is encoded by the exons ATGAAGACATATCTGCGAAGAGCTGGAATAATTggattctttttattattaatatacatCATTGTCTACATGATTGTAAGTAGGAGAGCAGGAAAATCTTTTCCAGGACTCACAGATCAAGAGGTTGTGAGGAGGAAACTGGACAGCATTGAACTGACCCTAAACAAGCTGG CAAAGCTGATAGAAGGATCTGGTCAAAAGGGCTCCACTaatgaacttgaacttgatgtggaccaagaaaaaaagaagattgtGTTGCCAAAGTTATATCCAAATTCCCTCCTGTTTGCCAAGTGGGGCGATGACCTGTCAGGGGAGGAACAGAAGGAGGCTGAAGCTCTGTTTCAGATTTATGGATACAATGTCTTCCTGAGTAATCAGCTGCCACTAGACAGGAAGCTTCCAGACACAAGAGACAACAG ATGCCTGACGAAGAATTACCCCAAGGACCTGCCAACCGTCAGCGTGATACTGATCTACATAAACGAGGCTCTTTCTGTCATTAAAAGGGCTATACGAAGTATCATCACCCACACTCCGAAGCACCTGCTAAGGGAAATCATTCTGGTGGATGACTACAGCACTTACA ATGACCTTGGAAAACCGTTACAAGACTACATTTATCAGATTCACAAAGAGAGGCCTGGCCTCATAAAGAAAGTGTGGCATCAGCAACAAATGGGCTTGTCCCAGTCCCGGAACTCAGGTTGGGAGCATGCCACAGCTGAtgttgtggtcattttggatGCCCATGTTGAAGCCACAGAGGGATG GGCAGAACCTTTGCTGGCCAGGATCAAAGCCGACAGGACAGTGGTGGTGTCCCCTTTGTTTGATAAGGTCCATTTTGATGACCTACATGTGGAAAGATATAACCCGTCTTCTCATGGCTTTGACTGGGCTTTGTGGTGCATGTACGAGTCCTTCCGCCCAGAGTGGTTGAAGATGCAGGATGAATCGCAGCCTGGGAA GAGTCCCTCTGTTATGGGAATCTTTGCAGCAGACAGAGGCTTCCTTGGAGAAATTGGTGGGCTTGATGGAGGAATGACAGTTtatggaggagaaaatgttgAACTTGGGATTCGT GTGTGGCTGTGTGGAGGAAGTGTAGAGGTTGTACCTTGCTCCAGGATAGCTCACATTGAGAGGGCACATAAACCATATGCACTTGATCTCAACCCTGCCATGAGGAGAAACTCCTTGAGGGTTGCACATATCTGGTTGGATGATTACAAGAAGAATGTGCTCATTTCCTGGAACCTTCCTTTTAAG AATCATGGAATCGATATTGGCGATGTGTCCGAGAGGAAGAATCTcagagaaaagctgaaatgtaaaCCTTTCCAGTGGTACCTGGACAATGTTTATCCAAGTCTGGAAACGTGGGATAACCTCTTGGGGTATGGTGTG CTGCAGAACACCCTTCTTAGGAACCACTGTGTGGACCAGGGAGTTGTACCAGGAAACATCCCCATCCTGTATGACTGCCACTACCAGATGCCACAG CATTGCTACTACAACACAGATGGTGAAATCATCATAGGGGGGATTAAATCTCACAAATATAATAGTAACCGCTGCCTGGTTGACCCGGGCTCTGGCAGCACTCCCACTCTGCAGGAGTGTCAGCTGGCAAAACTAAACCAACTACACATGCACTGGTACTTCAAACAA GGCCAGGCGATCAGAAACAAGGCAACAAACAGATGTCTTGAGGTCGCCCAGGGAGAAAGTTCTTACTATGAGGTCATCATTCAGCAGTGCAGCGGACAGAGCTGGAGGATTCAGCATCTCATCACAAGTTTCTAG
- the ndufa9a gene encoding NADH dehydrogenase [ubiquinone] 1 alpha subcomplex subunit 9, mitochondrial gives MATVVLVSRPASVLPKISSCCSPAVLSVASVSAVQQRKLHHAVVPRGTGGRSSSSGIAATVFGATGFLGRYVVNRLGRIGSQIVIPHRSDQYDIMYFRPMGDLGQIIFMEWDARNKDSIKHALEHSNVVINLVGREWETRNYRFEDVFVTIPQQIAKAAREAGITKFIHMSHLNADIRSPSKYLRNKAVGEAAVRDEFPDAIIMKPSEIFGREDRFFNHYANMRWFGNAIPLISMGKKTVKQPVHVVDVAKAIINAIRDPDANGKTYALVGPNRYLLHDLVEYIYAVAHRPFVPYPMPRPLYHLAAQFFSMNPFEPWTTPDKVERFHATDMKYPGLPGLEDLGITPSTVEQKAIEILRRHRRFRYLEADLDETKPAKTVGY, from the exons GTTGCTGCTCCCCTGCTGTCCTGTCAGTTGCCTCAGTTTCAGCAGTCCAGCAGAGGAAGCTGCACCATGCTGTCGTCCccagagggacaggaggacGCTCCTCCTCCAGTGGAATAGCGGCAACGGTGTTTGGTGCCACAGGTTTTCTGGGTCGATACGTGGTCAATAGGCTGG GTCGGATTGGCTCTCAGATTGTAATCCCTCACCGCAGTGATCAGTATGACATCATGTACTTTAGGCCCATGGGTGATCTTggacaaatcattttcatg GAGTGGGATGCCAGGAACAAAGACTCCATCAAACACGCTTTGGAGCACTCCAATGTTGTCATCAACCTAGTGGGCAGAGAGTGGGAGACAAG GAACTATCGCTTTGAGGATGTCTTCGTGACCATCCCTCAGCAGATTGCCAAGGCAGCCAGAGAGGCCGGCATCACAAAGTTCATCCACATGTCCCACCTCAACGCTGACATACGCAGCCCGTCCAAATACCTGAGGAACAAG GCTGTAGGAGAGGCGGCAGTGAGGGATGAGTTTCCTGACGCCATCATCATGAAGCCGTCTGAGATCTTTGGGAGGGAGGACAGATTCTTCAACCATTACGCAA ACATGCGTTGGTTTGGCAACGCTATTCCACTCATATCCATGGGGAAGAAGACTGTGAAGCAGCCTGTTCAT gTGGTGGATGTGGCCAAGGCCATTATCAATGCTATCAGGGACCCTGATGCTAATGGCAAGACGTACGCATTAGTTGG TCCCAACCGTTACCTCCTTCATGATCTGGTCGAGTACATCTATGCAGTGGCACACAGACCTTTTGTACCCTACCCCATGCCCCGCCCACTCTATCA cCTTGCTGCTCAGTTTTTCTCGATGAACCCATTTGAGCCCTGGACGACCCCAGACAAAGTCGAAAGG tttcATGCAACAGACATGAAGTACCCAGGACTTCCTGGCCTGGAGGATCTTGGTATCACCCCTTCCACTGTAGAACAAAAGGCTATTGAGATTCTGCGTCGCCATCGCCGATTCCGTTACCTGGAGGCTGACCTGGATGAGACAAAGCCAGCCAAGACTGTCGGCTATTAA